Proteins from a single region of Amycolatopsis sp. CA-230715:
- a CDS encoding (2Fe-2S)-binding protein: MTPRTAKVWTAHSAAEPAGIPRFSMIRFLGFGVSGLSKGKTVKVSKISKPVAVLAASGALVMSFGPAAAAVAEPAFEQSAAGRAVAIAALADPGPDDLLDQLRPALIRALRVGGPIAAGVLETIGRVAKSIPDIGGNVETILRSVAEIVRHGASRLADLLEATQRSGVSKAEARKAIAEHLTTVEKVGAETAAPVSIFLSEVYGR, encoded by the coding sequence GTGACGCCGCGTACTGCGAAAGTCTGGACCGCGCACAGCGCAGCGGAACCGGCAGGAATTCCTCGATTTTCGATGATCCGGTTCCTCGGCTTCGGTGTATCTGGACTGTCGAAAGGAAAAACTGTGAAGGTGTCGAAGATCAGCAAGCCGGTGGCGGTGTTGGCTGCCTCGGGCGCGCTCGTCATGAGCTTTGGCCCGGCGGCGGCCGCCGTTGCCGAACCCGCATTCGAGCAGAGTGCGGCCGGGCGCGCCGTCGCGATCGCTGCGCTGGCCGACCCGGGGCCGGACGACCTCCTCGACCAGCTCCGGCCCGCCCTGATCAGGGCGTTGCGTGTCGGCGGTCCGATCGCGGCAGGCGTGCTGGAGACGATCGGCCGCGTCGCGAAATCCATCCCGGACATCGGCGGGAATGTCGAAACCATCTTGAGGTCCGTCGCCGAAATCGTTCGGCACGGGGCGTCCAGGCTGGCGGATCTTCTGGAGGCGACCCAGCGGAGCGGCGTGTCGAAGGCCGAAGCGCGCAAGGCGATCGCCGAGCACCTGACCACAGTGGAGAAGGTCGGCGCCGAGACGGCGGCCCCGGTCAGCATCTTCCTGTCGGAGGTCTATGGCAGGTGA
- a CDS encoding helix-turn-helix domain-containing protein: MKRKPILRPNTLRARELGAELRAQREARHLTLRELSRKLGWSHATISFFESGARPPSPFEVATYLGGCGPVKRADYELLLQLASTPDEPYLTLPNGPEMSRELRSLIAHENMAHRITCYEPRAVPGLLQSESYVREFIGLFTPIPPAVKEARVRTRLARQELPHRDKAPQCTFFIQEQALRTTIGDTRIMNEQILSLMLIGTQKNCTVRVVLNSAGPFSVLNTLRLMDYEKQPPVGYTDGEGVGIFLERPSDIANYRTIMGKLDRAALDEEESRAWLTHLADAYDRAEGASSLPTIAQG, translated from the coding sequence ATGAAAAGAAAGCCAATACTGCGGCCGAACACCCTGCGAGCGCGCGAACTGGGTGCGGAGCTTCGCGCGCAACGTGAAGCGAGGCACCTGACCTTGCGCGAACTGAGCCGGAAGCTGGGATGGTCGCACGCGACAATCTCGTTCTTCGAAAGCGGCGCTCGCCCGCCTTCTCCATTCGAGGTCGCGACTTACCTCGGTGGCTGCGGCCCGGTGAAGCGGGCGGACTACGAATTGCTGCTCCAGCTCGCGAGTACGCCCGACGAGCCTTATCTCACCCTGCCGAACGGCCCGGAAATGTCACGGGAGCTTCGTTCACTTATCGCGCACGAAAATATGGCTCACAGGATCACCTGCTACGAGCCGAGAGCGGTACCGGGACTGCTCCAGTCGGAAAGCTACGTACGCGAGTTCATCGGGCTGTTCACACCGATACCACCAGCGGTCAAGGAAGCACGAGTCCGGACACGGTTGGCGAGGCAAGAACTACCGCATCGCGACAAGGCTCCGCAGTGCACGTTCTTCATCCAGGAACAGGCGCTGCGGACCACAATCGGCGACACCCGAATCATGAACGAGCAAATCTTGTCCCTCATGCTCATCGGCACTCAGAAGAACTGCACGGTACGGGTGGTTCTCAACTCGGCTGGCCCGTTCAGCGTCCTGAACACGCTTCGCTTGATGGATTACGAGAAGCAGCCGCCTGTCGGATACACCGACGGAGAGGGGGTTGGAATCTTTCTGGAGCGGCCGAGCGACATCGCGAATTACCGAACCATCATGGGCAAACTCGACCGCGCGGCACTCGATGAGGAAGAGTCGCGGGCGTGGCTCACCCACCTGGCGGATGCCTACGACCGAGCGGAGGGCGCCTCCTCATTGCCCACGATCGCACAAGGCTGA
- a CDS encoding WS/DGAT/MGAT family O-acyltransferase, whose amino-acid sequence MQRLSGLDASFLYLETSAQVLHVCGLATLDGSSVPGGYSFRAFEERLRERVALIPAFRRKLHNSPWNLTHPVWVEDTEFDLDHHLHRIAVPAPGDRHELAALCAHLAGQPLDRSRPLWEMYVIEDIRTEDEATVAIFIKMHHASVDGVGGANLIAYLAGVSPDAPPPDPGEDARRNPAEPDRFALLRTSAASLAKRPAQAVKLLPELAAMAPRWIGRALRGKGMPVPFTAPRTLLNGTITGHRSVAYAQLDLAEVKDLKNAFGVTVNDVVLAIVSGALRRFLDDRDDLPADPLVATVPVSVHGRSEREHGSNKVSAFFASLPTHLADPAARVFALAENNRLSKDHHHSIDADMLQDWAQFAGPAVFGLAIRAYSALRLAERHPPAHNLVVSNVPGPPMPLYLLGARVTGLYPLGPVFHGAGLNITVLSNAGKIDFGLLGARELVPDLWPLAEGIGAALKELKAAAPGL is encoded by the coding sequence ATGCAACGCCTGAGCGGCCTTGACGCCAGTTTCCTGTACCTGGAGACCTCCGCGCAGGTGCTGCACGTCTGCGGGCTGGCGACGCTCGACGGCTCGTCGGTCCCCGGCGGCTACAGCTTCCGCGCGTTCGAAGAACGGCTCCGCGAGCGCGTCGCGCTGATCCCGGCGTTCCGGCGGAAGCTGCACAACTCGCCGTGGAACCTCACCCACCCGGTGTGGGTCGAGGACACCGAGTTCGACCTCGACCACCACTTGCACCGCATCGCCGTGCCCGCCCCCGGCGACCGGCACGAGCTGGCGGCGCTGTGCGCGCACCTGGCTGGCCAGCCGCTCGACCGGAGCCGCCCGCTGTGGGAGATGTACGTCATCGAAGACATCAGGACCGAGGACGAAGCCACGGTCGCGATCTTCATCAAGATGCACCACGCGAGCGTCGACGGGGTCGGCGGCGCGAACCTGATCGCCTACCTCGCCGGGGTGTCCCCGGACGCGCCGCCGCCGGATCCCGGCGAGGACGCGCGCCGCAACCCCGCGGAACCGGACCGGTTCGCCCTCCTGCGCACCAGCGCCGCCTCGCTGGCGAAACGGCCCGCGCAGGCGGTGAAGCTGCTGCCGGAACTGGCCGCGATGGCGCCGCGCTGGATCGGCAGGGCGTTGCGGGGCAAGGGGATGCCGGTGCCGTTCACCGCGCCGAGGACCCTGCTCAACGGCACCATCACCGGGCACCGCAGCGTGGCCTACGCGCAGCTCGACCTCGCCGAGGTCAAGGACCTCAAGAACGCGTTCGGGGTCACCGTGAACGATGTCGTGCTCGCGATCGTTTCGGGCGCGCTGCGCCGTTTCCTCGACGACCGCGACGACCTGCCCGCCGATCCGCTGGTCGCCACCGTGCCGGTGTCGGTGCACGGGCGAAGCGAGCGCGAGCACGGCAGCAACAAGGTCTCGGCGTTCTTCGCCTCGCTGCCGACCCATCTCGCCGACCCCGCGGCGAGGGTGTTCGCGCTCGCGGAGAACAACCGGCTGTCGAAGGACCACCACCACAGCATCGACGCGGACATGCTCCAGGACTGGGCCCAGTTCGCCGGACCTGCCGTGTTCGGCCTCGCGATCCGCGCCTACTCGGCGTTGCGGTTGGCGGAACGGCACCCGCCGGCACACAACCTGGTGGTGTCCAACGTGCCCGGTCCGCCGATGCCGCTCTACCTGCTCGGCGCGCGCGTCACCGGGCTCTACCCGCTCGGCCCGGTCTTCCACGGCGCGGGCCTGAACATCACCGTGCTGTCGAATGCAGGCAAGATCGACTTCGGCCTGCTCGGCGCGCGCGAACTGGTGCCGGACCTGTGGCCGCTGGCGGAGGGGATCGGCGCGGCATTGAAGGAGCTGAAAGCGGCCGCGCCGGGACTCTAG
- the kstR gene encoding cholesterol catabolism transcriptional regulator KstR, whose protein sequence is MAAKPRTAAQPKTRGGAGMSAIGGDELGSAAQRDRRRRIIDATLALAAKGGYDAVQMRAVAERADVALGTLYRYFPSKIHLLVSGLAREFERAQDKIERGAIPGDTAVERLIFVLGRNTRMMQRDPHLTEAMVRAFMFADTTAAAEVEQVGRHMEAMFAKAMGIDEPDERDRDIFHLIADVWMANLVAWVTRRASAADVANRLELSVHLLLDK, encoded by the coding sequence ATGGCCGCCAAGCCGAGGACGGCCGCGCAGCCGAAGACGCGCGGGGGCGCCGGGATGAGCGCGATCGGCGGGGACGAGCTGGGCTCGGCCGCGCAGCGCGACCGCCGCCGCCGCATCATCGACGCGACGCTCGCGCTGGCCGCGAAAGGCGGCTACGACGCGGTGCAGATGCGCGCGGTCGCCGAACGCGCCGACGTCGCGCTCGGCACGCTGTACCGGTACTTCCCGTCCAAGATCCACCTGCTGGTTTCGGGGCTGGCCAGGGAGTTCGAGCGCGCGCAGGACAAGATCGAGCGCGGCGCGATCCCCGGCGACACCGCCGTCGAGCGGCTCATCTTCGTGCTCGGCCGCAACACCAGGATGATGCAGCGCGACCCGCACCTCACCGAGGCGATGGTGCGGGCCTTCATGTTCGCCGACACCACCGCGGCCGCCGAGGTCGAACAGGTCGGCAGGCACATGGAGGCGATGTTCGCCAAGGCGATGGGCATTGACGAGCCCGACGAGCGCGACCGCGACATCTTCCACCTGATCGCCGACGTGTGGATGGCGAACCTGGTGGCCTGGGTGACGCGCCGGGCCTCGGCGGCCGACGTCGCCAACCGCCTCGAACTTTCGGTGCACCTGTTGCTGGACAAGTGA
- a CDS encoding alpha/beta hydrolase, with amino-acid sequence MTSGFLTRRVLQLGLTANAIRPVRGARAAVPAFAAGWLTAELAPQLIGLTALDTAVHLARHGARTRGDKLGVALGALSAAGLATLVTTSQQARDEVENALREALGENYADELGAPLTAADLATPWPQLVWPFRMRNPAVRRERDIAYAPGGKRFLLDVYRPREAGEGRPVLLQIHGGAWTIGNKDQQGIPLMLRMAERGWVCVAINYPLSPAAQWPDHVIGAKRAVAWIRENIEAYGGDPSFVAVTGGSAGGHLSALLALTPDDPRLQPGFTGADTSIQACAPHYGVYDFAATSGSRASAARMKTLLAKRIVGKDPVEFLDDYVTTSPLDRVTDKAPPFFVVHGEHDSLVPVREARGFVERLRSVSENPVAYAEISGAQHAFDVFPSIRSAHVVRGVQRFLEWTHLRHVKG; translated from the coding sequence ATGACGTCCGGTTTCCTCACTCGCAGGGTCCTCCAGCTCGGTCTCACCGCCAACGCGATCCGGCCGGTGCGCGGCGCACGGGCCGCCGTGCCCGCGTTCGCGGCGGGCTGGCTCACCGCCGAGCTGGCGCCGCAGCTGATCGGGTTGACCGCGCTCGACACCGCGGTGCACCTCGCCAGGCACGGCGCCCGCACCCGGGGCGACAAGCTCGGCGTCGCGCTCGGCGCGCTGTCGGCCGCCGGGCTGGCCACGCTCGTGACCACGTCCCAGCAAGCCCGCGACGAGGTCGAGAACGCGCTGCGGGAAGCGCTCGGCGAGAACTACGCGGACGAGCTCGGCGCTCCGCTGACCGCGGCCGATCTCGCCACCCCGTGGCCCCAGCTGGTGTGGCCGTTCCGCATGCGCAACCCGGCCGTCCGCCGGGAACGGGACATCGCCTACGCCCCCGGCGGCAAGCGCTTTCTCCTCGACGTCTACCGCCCGCGCGAAGCGGGTGAAGGGCGGCCGGTGCTGCTGCAGATCCACGGCGGCGCGTGGACGATCGGCAACAAGGACCAGCAGGGCATCCCGCTGATGCTGCGCATGGCCGAGCGCGGCTGGGTGTGCGTGGCGATCAACTACCCGCTCTCCCCCGCCGCCCAGTGGCCGGACCACGTGATCGGAGCGAAGCGGGCCGTCGCGTGGATCAGGGAGAACATCGAGGCCTACGGCGGCGACCCGTCGTTCGTCGCGGTCACCGGGGGCTCGGCGGGCGGGCACCTTTCCGCGCTGCTGGCGCTCACCCCGGACGATCCGCGCCTGCAACCCGGTTTCACCGGCGCCGACACCTCGATCCAGGCCTGCGCGCCCCATTACGGCGTCTACGACTTCGCGGCGACGAGCGGGTCACGGGCGAGCGCGGCGAGGATGAAGACACTGCTCGCCAAGCGCATCGTCGGCAAGGACCCGGTCGAGTTCCTGGACGACTACGTCACGACCTCACCGCTGGACCGCGTCACCGACAAGGCGCCGCCGTTCTTCGTGGTGCACGGCGAGCACGACTCGCTGGTCCCCGTGCGGGAGGCGCGCGGATTCGTCGAGCGGCTCCGCTCGGTTTCAGAGAACCCCGTGGCGTACGCGGAGATTTCCGGCGCGCAGCACGCGTTCGACGTTTTCCCGTCGATCCGCAGCGCGCACGTGGTGCGTGGGGTTCAGCGCTTCCTGGAATGGACGCACCTCCGTCATGTCAAGGGGTGA
- a CDS encoding RICIN domain-containing protein — protein sequence MGKLTRFGAIAAAAAGVLALLAPGSAGAAEGAAGGLKPISPLAGFELVPAKASAHGLSAKAAQDAYLFRSVQYGKCLDADLNTIGRNGTKVQLWTCDNTAAQQAFYLDQIPEGYTRLRNAHSGRYLDADLLTINQNGTKVQLWDYIAGQKNQWWGAARIPEGFDRIGTPASPRWLDADSVTAGRNGTKVQLWQFVAGNKNQWWQ from the coding sequence ATGGGGAAGTTGACGCGGTTCGGTGCGATCGCCGCGGCGGCCGCCGGTGTGCTGGCGCTGCTCGCGCCGGGTTCGGCCGGTGCGGCCGAGGGGGCCGCGGGCGGGCTCAAGCCGATCAGCCCGCTGGCCGGGTTCGAACTCGTGCCCGCGAAGGCCTCGGCGCACGGCCTGAGCGCGAAGGCGGCGCAGGACGCGTACCTGTTCCGTTCGGTGCAGTACGGAAAGTGCCTCGACGCCGACCTGAACACGATCGGCCGCAACGGCACCAAGGTCCAGCTGTGGACGTGCGACAACACGGCCGCGCAGCAGGCGTTCTACCTCGACCAGATCCCGGAGGGCTACACCAGGCTCCGCAACGCCCACAGTGGACGGTACCTGGACGCGGATCTGCTGACGATCAACCAGAACGGCACCAAGGTGCAGTTGTGGGACTACATCGCGGGGCAGAAGAACCAGTGGTGGGGCGCCGCGCGGATCCCGGAGGGCTTCGACCGCATCGGCACGCCCGCGAGCCCGCGCTGGCTCGACGCCGACTCGGTGACCGCGGGCCGCAACGGCACGAAGGTGCAGCTGTGGCAGTTCGTGGCGGGCAACAAGAACCAGTGGTGGCAGTGA
- a CDS encoding ArsR/SmtB family transcription factor: MRIHLSMADLTRIGLGGADPAWETAASLRVLQTGGTAFDRWRRLVRWSLPAHGERLLWLCRPGAPAPAFLVPMTGESGVDAVLGEIRRTAPARLAAGVRAAAAGGPLPRWARELAGGSTAALEELARALVDYHRLAIEPHWREITTRVDADRDLRTRILRDGGVSGLLTSLRPAVRWRAPMLESGPGPELHLAGTGLLLVPTWFAREAEVIPSPAGGPARLAYPAVHTRNPVPAARRGPSKKALAALIGPTRAAALATMATGCSTSELAERLGVTPSAVSKHTAVLRDAGLISTHRDRNTVLHSLTPLGASLLADLGADPNQARSLR, from the coding sequence GTGCGCATCCACCTGAGCATGGCCGACCTGACCAGAATCGGGCTCGGCGGCGCCGATCCCGCGTGGGAGACCGCGGCGAGCCTTCGCGTGCTGCAAACCGGCGGCACGGCCTTCGACCGCTGGCGGCGGCTGGTGCGCTGGAGCCTCCCCGCGCACGGCGAACGGCTCCTGTGGCTGTGCAGGCCCGGTGCTCCCGCGCCCGCGTTCCTGGTGCCGATGACCGGGGAGTCCGGAGTGGACGCGGTGCTGGGCGAAATCCGCCGCACCGCACCGGCGAGGCTGGCGGCGGGCGTGCGCGCGGCCGCCGCGGGCGGGCCGCTTCCCCGGTGGGCTCGGGAGCTGGCGGGCGGATCCACGGCCGCGCTGGAAGAACTGGCTCGCGCCCTCGTCGACTACCACCGGCTCGCGATCGAACCGCACTGGCGGGAAATCACCACCAGGGTCGACGCCGATCGCGACCTGCGCACCAGGATCCTGCGCGACGGCGGCGTGAGCGGCCTGCTGACGAGCCTGCGCCCCGCGGTCCGCTGGCGCGCGCCGATGCTGGAAAGCGGGCCCGGTCCGGAACTGCACCTCGCCGGAACCGGGCTGCTGTTGGTCCCCACCTGGTTCGCGCGCGAAGCCGAAGTGATCCCGTCCCCGGCGGGCGGCCCGGCACGCCTCGCCTATCCCGCGGTGCACACCCGGAATCCGGTGCCCGCCGCGCGGCGCGGACCGTCCAAAAAGGCGCTCGCCGCCCTGATCGGCCCGACCCGAGCGGCGGCGCTGGCCACGATGGCCACCGGCTGCAGCACGTCCGAACTGGCCGAGCGGCTCGGCGTGACCCCGTCCGCGGTCAGCAAGCACACCGCGGTTTTGCGCGACGCGGGGCTCATCAGCACCCATCGGGACCGCAACACTGTCCTGCACTCCCTCACCCCGCTCGGCGCCTCCCTGCTCGCGGACCTTGGTGCAGATCCGAACCAGGCGCGTTCTTTGCGGTGA
- a CDS encoding acyl-CoA dehydrogenase, translating to MPIAITEEQAALAVTIRSWAAEKDADFAGLAKLGLFAAALPEPVGGAGGDVTDLASGLEEVAAALVPGPVFGTALAGLALAADSSAPVAAELLPGLAAGSASAAVVWDAPVPGDSLVLSGRIGPVFDADDDTWLVLSSTAGGWFALPPGTTGVTVTPVESFDPSRSCAFVDFDRVAVPDTARLDLDGALVADLAATVASAEAAGIAAWCLRTASDYAKVREQFGRPIGAFQAVKHLCADMLCRAEAAAALAWDAARAADATSPSQLSCAASAALAVTLDAAVDNAKDCIQVLGGIGFTWEHGAHFRLRRAISLRQALGGGARWREKTARLALDGTRRELAIDVGADESVAAEVAGIAAVSGAAQRIRLAETGYLTPHWPKPYGLAASPSRQLVIDAELAKAGVERPDLVIGGWAAPTILAHGTAEQTEKFVGPTLRGEIVWCQLFSEPEAGSDLASLRTTARKVPGGWRLRGQKVWTSLAHKADWAICLARTDASVPKHRGITYFLVDMTADGLETRPLREITGDEMFNEVFLDDVFVPDDHVVGEPGDGWRLARTTLANERVAMSKGSSLGEDVEALLDGVHDPDTGTLERLGALVADGFTGALLDVRAVLRRLDGHGAEAESSVRKLLGVRHRQEVAEFALDLLGRTGSIVTDETAKAQHEFLLTRCLSIAGGTTQILRSVAAERLLGLPRK from the coding sequence GTGCCGATCGCGATCACCGAGGAGCAGGCGGCGCTGGCCGTGACCATCCGGTCGTGGGCAGCGGAAAAGGACGCGGATTTCGCGGGGCTGGCGAAGCTCGGCCTGTTCGCGGCGGCGCTGCCGGAGCCGGTCGGCGGCGCGGGCGGCGATGTGACGGATCTCGCGTCCGGGCTCGAAGAAGTGGCCGCCGCGCTCGTGCCCGGCCCGGTGTTCGGCACCGCGCTGGCCGGGCTGGCGCTGGCCGCGGACAGCTCCGCGCCGGTCGCCGCGGAACTGCTGCCGGGGCTCGCCGCGGGCTCGGCGTCGGCCGCGGTGGTCTGGGACGCGCCCGTTCCCGGCGACTCGCTCGTGCTCTCCGGCCGTATCGGGCCCGTGTTCGACGCCGACGACGACACCTGGCTGGTCCTGTCCTCGACCGCGGGCGGGTGGTTCGCGCTGCCGCCCGGAACCACCGGTGTCACGGTCACGCCCGTCGAATCGTTCGACCCGTCGCGGTCGTGCGCGTTCGTCGACTTCGACCGGGTCGCCGTCCCGGACACGGCCCGGCTGGACCTGGACGGCGCGCTGGTCGCCGATCTCGCGGCGACCGTCGCCTCGGCCGAAGCCGCCGGGATCGCGGCGTGGTGCCTGCGGACGGCGAGCGACTACGCGAAGGTCCGCGAGCAGTTCGGCCGCCCGATCGGGGCGTTCCAGGCGGTCAAGCACCTGTGCGCGGACATGCTCTGCCGTGCCGAAGCGGCGGCGGCGCTGGCCTGGGACGCGGCGCGCGCGGCGGATGCGACCTCGCCGTCACAGCTGTCGTGCGCCGCCTCGGCCGCGCTCGCCGTCACGCTCGACGCGGCCGTCGACAACGCGAAGGACTGCATCCAGGTGCTCGGCGGGATCGGGTTCACCTGGGAGCACGGCGCGCACTTCCGGCTGCGGCGCGCGATCTCGCTGCGGCAGGCGCTCGGCGGTGGCGCGCGCTGGCGGGAGAAGACCGCACGGCTCGCGCTCGACGGCACGCGCCGCGAACTGGCGATCGACGTCGGCGCGGACGAATCCGTGGCAGCCGAGGTGGCCGGGATCGCGGCCGTTTCCGGTGCGGCGCAACGGATCCGGCTCGCCGAGACCGGGTACCTCACCCCGCACTGGCCGAAGCCGTACGGGCTGGCCGCGTCGCCGTCGCGCCAGCTGGTGATCGACGCCGAGCTGGCGAAGGCGGGGGTGGAACGGCCGGATCTGGTGATCGGCGGCTGGGCGGCGCCGACGATACTGGCGCACGGAACCGCCGAGCAGACCGAAAAGTTCGTGGGACCGACCCTGCGCGGCGAAATCGTGTGGTGCCAGCTCTTCAGCGAGCCGGAGGCGGGCTCCGATCTCGCGTCCCTGCGGACCACCGCGCGCAAGGTGCCCGGCGGCTGGCGCCTTCGCGGCCAGAAGGTCTGGACCTCCTTGGCGCACAAGGCCGACTGGGCGATCTGCCTCGCGCGCACCGACGCGAGCGTCCCGAAGCACCGCGGCATCACCTACTTCCTCGTCGACATGACGGCCGACGGGCTCGAAACCCGTCCGCTGCGGGAAATCACCGGCGACGAGATGTTCAACGAGGTCTTCCTCGACGATGTGTTCGTCCCGGACGACCACGTCGTCGGCGAGCCCGGCGACGGCTGGCGCCTCGCGCGCACCACGCTCGCTAACGAACGCGTCGCGATGAGCAAGGGATCCTCGCTCGGTGAAGACGTCGAAGCGCTCTTGGACGGCGTTCACGACCCGGACACCGGCACGCTGGAACGACTGGGCGCGCTCGTCGCCGACGGCTTCACCGGCGCGCTGCTCGACGTCCGCGCGGTGCTGCGCAGACTGGACGGTCACGGCGCCGAAGCCGAGTCGAGCGTGCGGAAGCTGCTCGGCGTGCGGCACCGGCAGGAGGTCGCCGAGTTCGCACTGGACCTGTTGGGGCGCACCGGTTCCATCGTGACGGACGAGACCGCGAAGGCGCAGCACGAGTTCCTGCTCACCCGGTGCCTGAGCATCGCGGGCGGGACTACCCAGATCCTGCGCTCGGTCGCCGCCGAACGGTTGCTCGGCCTGCCACGGAAATAG
- a CDS encoding NB-ARC domain-containing protein codes for MDTANSPGSEFGRELERLVARRALSWRKLSQLVGYTPSWLSKVKNGAPPSPELARRCDEVLEAGGSLVAAAGGQPVGPRPAQLPAATAYFTGRKAELGELDAALAGEDDSCPPVALLSGPPGAGKTALALYWAHTAAARFPGGQLYVDLRGHSPSGEPVTPETALDHLITAVAGRGAAIPATLGERAALYRSLLSGTRTLVLLDNALDAAQVEHLLPGTAGCAVLITSRTDLMCTGVRFGVRRVVLGPLKLDESVELLRRVIGPSRADAEPGAAAVLADECDRLPLALRIAGELVATRRENTVGELVGHLSTHKLDLLSVGETASVRAVMAWSYRGLTPAAASLFRMLGLLAGPDWSLDAAAALTGFARERVRDLVDVLFEAHLIERADGDHYRMHGLLRLYAAERARHEERPDAIAAAITRLTRWYLATTLAASARIAPYRRKWMAKTDLPAYRSGEAAEFADAATAIRWCDAESRNLESLLRTASAYGLADLVWRIPIALYDYFLFRKPWSVWLATTQLAAEAARRCGNRAAEGWATTSQAIAWYWRNDLDRSETLHTTALAIADEVGDPLGQAWAHYGLACAAVDRAEPTRALGHAEKALRLFTEVMLPEGKASALAVLGTVHRTTGRIDSAFAVTQRALRVCEELRDPHGRGRKLIKLAEIHQQRGKLADAMTYLNVALTIRVAVEDHWGVADVRVRRGDLLLELGDREQAVAEWTRALAYYRETGDPRADSVARKVATPRTGYERSA; via the coding sequence ATGGACACCGCGAACTCCCCCGGATCCGAGTTCGGCCGCGAACTCGAACGGCTCGTCGCACGCCGTGCCCTGTCGTGGCGGAAGCTGTCGCAACTCGTCGGCTACACCCCCAGCTGGCTAAGCAAGGTGAAGAACGGCGCACCGCCCTCGCCCGAGCTGGCGCGGCGGTGCGACGAGGTGCTCGAAGCGGGTGGCTCGCTGGTGGCCGCGGCCGGAGGTCAGCCGGTGGGTCCGCGCCCGGCCCAGCTTCCCGCGGCGACCGCCTACTTCACCGGGCGGAAGGCCGAACTGGGCGAACTCGACGCCGCGCTGGCCGGCGAGGACGACAGCTGCCCGCCGGTGGCGCTCCTGTCCGGCCCGCCGGGAGCGGGCAAGACCGCGCTCGCGCTGTACTGGGCGCACACCGCCGCCGCCCGGTTCCCCGGTGGTCAGCTCTACGTCGACCTGCGCGGCCACTCCCCTTCGGGGGAGCCCGTCACCCCCGAGACCGCGCTCGACCACCTGATCACCGCGGTGGCGGGCCGCGGCGCGGCGATCCCGGCCACCCTCGGCGAGCGAGCGGCGTTGTACCGCTCGCTGCTGTCCGGAACCCGCACGCTCGTCCTGCTGGACAACGCGCTGGACGCGGCCCAGGTCGAGCACCTCCTCCCCGGCACCGCGGGCTGCGCGGTGCTGATCACCAGCCGCACCGACCTGATGTGCACCGGAGTGCGCTTCGGCGTACGACGAGTGGTGCTCGGCCCGTTGAAGCTCGACGAGTCGGTCGAACTGCTGCGCCGCGTGATCGGGCCCTCCCGCGCGGACGCGGAACCCGGCGCGGCCGCGGTGCTCGCGGACGAGTGCGACCGGCTCCCGCTCGCGCTGCGGATCGCGGGCGAACTGGTCGCGACCCGGCGCGAGAACACCGTCGGGGAGCTGGTCGGTCACCTGTCCACCCACAAGCTCGATCTGCTTTCGGTCGGCGAGACGGCGTCGGTGCGCGCGGTGATGGCCTGGTCGTACCGCGGGCTGACGCCCGCGGCCGCCTCGTTGTTCCGGATGCTCGGGCTGCTCGCCGGACCGGACTGGAGCCTCGACGCGGCCGCGGCACTGACCGGGTTCGCCCGCGAACGCGTCCGCGATCTCGTCGACGTGCTCTTCGAGGCCCACCTGATCGAACGCGCGGACGGCGACCACTACCGCATGCACGGCCTCCTGCGGCTCTACGCCGCCGAACGCGCCCGGCACGAAGAACGGCCGGACGCGATCGCGGCCGCGATCACCCGGCTCACCCGCTGGTACCTGGCGACCACGCTCGCCGCCTCCGCGCGGATCGCGCCGTACCGTCGCAAGTGGATGGCGAAGACGGACCTCCCCGCGTACCGGTCCGGGGAGGCCGCCGAGTTCGCCGACGCGGCCACCGCGATCCGCTGGTGCGATGCCGAGAGCCGGAACCTCGAAAGCCTGCTCCGCACCGCGAGCGCCTACGGTCTCGCCGATCTCGTGTGGCGGATCCCGATCGCGCTCTACGACTACTTCCTGTTCCGGAAGCCGTGGTCGGTGTGGCTCGCGACGACCCAGCTCGCGGCGGAGGCGGCCCGCCGGTGCGGCAACCGCGCGGCCGAAGGGTGGGCGACCACGAGCCAGGCGATCGCGTGGTACTGGCGGAACGACCTCGACCGCAGTGAAACCCTGCACACCACCGCGCTCGCGATCGCCGACGAGGTGGGCGATCCCCTCGGGCAGGCGTGGGCGCACTACGGGCTGGCCTGCGCGGCCGTCGACCGCGCCGAGCCCACCCGCGCGCTCGGTCACGCCGAGAAGGCGCTTCGGCTGTTCACCGAAGTCATGCTGCCCGAAGGCAAGGCATCGGCCCTCGCCGTGCTCGGGACGGTCCACCGCACCACCGGCAGGATCGACTCCGCGTTCGCGGTGACCCAGCGGGCGCTCCGCGTCTGCGAGGAACTGCGCGATCCGCACGGCCGCGGCCGGAAGCTGATCAAGCTCGCCGAAATCCACCAGCAGCGCGGCAAGCTCGCGGACGCGATGACGTACCTGAACGTGGCGCTGACGATCCGCGTCGCCGTCGAGGACCACTGGGGCGTGGCCGATGTCCGCGTCCGGCGCGGCGACCTGCTCCTCGAACTCGGCGATCGCGAGCAGGCCGTGGCCGAGTGGACCCGGGCACTGGCCTACTACCGCGAAACCGGCGATCCCCGTGCCGATTCCGTGGCACGCAAGGTGGCCACGCCACGCACCGGCTACGAACGATCCGCGTGA